The DNA window GTTTGGTCCGAGTGGTCAGTATATCAGAGAGCTTCCCTGCCCAAGTTGTAGAGGAAGGGGTTATACTCCATGCTCTGAGTGTGGAATTGACAGATTCAGATTAGATTGTTCACTCTGTAGTGGAAAGGTACTTACTTTGCTCGCCTCTTCCCATCGTACCAGTTATTTATGCTAATTATAAACATGACGAAACttaattttccttttgaatttcaCTTCTTTCACCATTGGCAATCATCATAACAGGGTATGATGACTTGTCGTCAATGCTTGGGGGACTGTGTCATATGGGAAGAGTCAATTGACGAGCGACCATGGGAAAAAGCCCGCTCAATGTAACTTCTTCATATCATGCTTTTCGACTTACATGCTTCTTACATCTTGCTTTCTAAGTGCATGCTGTTAGTTGTTACATAGTGAGTGTGATCAACACCTATATCCATGTTTTAATATCCTTTTCATTTGGTCACACGTATGAATAGATGACAAACAAAAGTCGGTGTTGATCTTTGTGGATGACAAGTTCTTGTGAGGTATAAATGGAGTTTGTTTCCATACCCATGGCACTCTAATAACATGCACGAGTAATAAGGGAGAGGACTGAGAGGACAAGAGGGCACTCGTAGTTGAATGAAACATGTGCCGTGACTTGCAGACCCAAATGCAAGTAATTTAGAAAGGTGCTGCAAGGAATTCCCCTGGTTTGATAAATATGAAGTAGGGGAATTATAAGGAATGACTAGGATAATAGATAGCAGGTATGATTCGTGAGGGGATGTTCATGCAAGGATGGTTGTCTATGAGGCTAGACAGAGAAAAAGACGATGtaaaaatgaggaaaaaatcCTTGAATGATAGGCTTGAGAGCACAGTTATAGTATAGAGGAGTTGATAGCTGGCTGGCCAATGAGAGTATGCCAAGAATTTGATGCAGATAATTAATAAGGTGccatttttcaaggaaaaaaacctgGATTGTACTCCAGCTTAATATGAAGGTCTGCGGGTCTTGAGCCATGTGGAGTCCATGAAGTCAAATATCTATAATTCATTCTTTTAGTTTCGGGTTAGTCCATAGATCCTGCCACCAACCCATAACTTATACTATGTGCAGCTGAAATTAGTGATAACTGTCCTTGACAACAAGAAATTTTCAAGTGGAAAGGCACATTTTCTGATGAATTCATCCAAGCATGTTTATTCCATATTCATGGGATAATCAAAGGATGAAATGAGGGAATTAGCATGATTTTGCATGATAATAATACTcatagaatgataaaataactTAGATTGTAATCAATGCTTATGAGAATAATGCTGTGAAACTTGTTGATAGATGCGCGACCGCGTGACTAATCGAGGGGAGTTCTGTAAATGAGAAATGCAGTAAAAGTTGAGAATCTAGAGTCTTTTAACCGTAAACACACATAGAAAATGTAAACTAGATGTACATGCATTGACAGTATAAGAGACTATGAATTCCTTGCGCTACACATAAAGCATAAAGGTATGTAatgttttatatcttttatgCCTTTATGCAACAGTCTTGTATTCGTTTCACTGTGACATGCAGTGATTTCCCATACATATTGTGATATGTAGAGGATCTAAAATCTAATGATAAAACTCTCCTGTTAGCTACTACTTTTGGTTGGCAAGGAATTTGTCTTATGGAGTGGTTTGGTATGTTTTCTTATTGACTTTTTTAAATTGCATGCATGGCTTTGCTTGGTGTGAAGAGTGTAGcttgaaaaaagataattttgatttgCTTGTTTGTTAAATGTCTGAGTTTGTAGATGACAGAGCATGGGCCTTATGTCTGGTTTGTGTTTTGTCAGTTCTCCATTCAAGGTGAAGGAGGATGATGATGTGGACAATTTGGAAATAGAGCTGGcgaagaaaaaatcaaagcgTGTTTACCAATCACTGTCTCCTGAAGTTGGACTGAAGATTAGTAGATCACTAAAAGTTAGTTTGTTACTTCAATCCTGCTTATACGTTCTATATTCATAGCATGATGCATGAGTTTCATGAAGGCAATCTAAAACCATACGTGAGAACATGCAATCACAGCTATGTGTCCTTGTTATGTGGCATATCTTTATACTCATCGAGTAAATGTAGACTAGGTGGTATGGACCCTCATCCAGCCAGGGCATTATGGTCCTCTGGATCCTCTCTGTGCAGCCCCTTGTACTAgtctctaattttatttttttttcctaatataaAGGTGTTATGCAAAACCCAGGCAACCAAACACAAAATATAAGGACACACAAAGTTTAATGTGGTCTGGCAAATCTCCCAATCCCCTAACTTCAACTATTACTATTAGAGACAACTTCAGTAACCAccccaaagaaaaaaactcacaagAAAACAATCTCAAACCCAAACCCCAAAGCACCGAAGGAAACAATCCTCTAAATAATACTTAAAAGGAAatcgcaagaaaaaaaattcctccAAAACCCTCATGGTGCAAGCCGTCTGATTTTCTTGGCTGCAATGCCAAAGAAATATACCTGTGCTGATAAGGTGTATAGACTAGCATGCAGTCGGTTGCTATAGGTCCAAAAACCAAATGGGCAAGTACATTGCAACTGCCACTTCCAGACAGGAAAGGAAAACCTAGTCATTTGACCAATAGAAGGTGGAGGTAGACTAGGCACCAATCTTCACACCTGGACATTGCAGTTCTAAATAATGTGAGCAAAAGCATTTTGGGGACTGCTTGCAATTCTGCAAACTTAAGATGTCATCGAATTTGAGTTAATGGCCTTTTCTAGTTACTCAGATTAGAGAGCTTGTATTGGATTTATAGTTCCTCGTAGGTAAATGCAATCCTCAAATAGGCaactattaaattatttatcctTTCAGTTTACAAAATCTTTATTGTTTCCTGTGATTTTTTTGGCTGATGCACATGTTTACTAGGAAGTTTGAAGTAGCTAGATCATGATTTTAAGCTTCTTTGTTTAGTTGGATAATTGCAGAGTCTCAATGCGAAAACTGGACTATTCagtaaaagaatgaagatcatcCATCGTGATCCTTTGCTTCATGCACAACGAGTGGCTGCAATCAAGGTATAAGATTCATAATTTCCTTTACCTTTgggttttcatttatttttgttgactgTGTTTGTTTTGCCATTAGTATATATCCAAAATTCTGCCCTGCAGCGTTGGAATTGTAGTTCAATTACTAAGATGCATGAGAGTTGTCAAAATGGTCTCGTAATCTTGAGATAGTGAATATAATTGAaccattaattttaaacataatattaCATGGAGATTGCTCTCTAAGGTGCGCTTTAAATATGAAATGCAGAAAGCAAAAGGAACTGCTGCGGCAAGAAAACGAGCTTCTGAAACTTTGAAAGCTTTCTTCAGTGATCCCGAGAACCGTAAAAAACGGAGCATTGCCATGAAAGGTCAGATCACGTAATCCACTAAGTTTACTGTCATTGTCACGATACAATGTTCTGTTTCTGGTTTCCCAAACTAATACAAGTCTCACTTTTTACTAATTTACTTCAGTTATTTCCTATTGCCATGATCTATGAATATAACCTGGATGAAGGCTACCTCTCTTCTTAATGTGGTTCCTGCCTTTTCTGCTCATGGTATCCATTTTAAGCTTTCCAAAAAAATGTTCAGGACTCTTAAGAGCGTCATAAATTTGGGGAGAGAGTGTGACAGGAATATCTGCAAAAAACTCGTTTTGTATATTGCTGGTATTGGGGGATTGCTACTCCAGATGATTTTGTTATCATCACTAAGTTCTTGATTGATCAATTACAAACATTTGAGCTTTTATTTGTCATTCTGAATTGATTTATAAACAAAACTAATGTCGACAATTAGCATGAGAATTCTGTAATTTAAACTaattcattaatcaatccttggtgattatttttattgactcGAACTAATTCATTCATCAATCTTGAATAGTTGAATAATTATGATCCCCACCAGGATTGCTGCTTCCAGTGAGATGAGTAGTCTTCATGTGTTCGTTGGTATGTGTGTTCATCAGCTTGATTTCGGAGTACCAACTATGTTCTCTTTCTGAAACAGGAGTGAAATTTTACTGTTCCAATTGTGGACGTGAAGGGCACAGGAAACACTACTGTCCAGAACTCAAGGATAGCTTGGTGGATAGGCGGTTTAAGTGTCGGCTCTGTGGAAAAAAGGGACACAACAGAAGAACCTGTCCAAAGTCAAGAATGAGCAATCATAAAGGCAAAGTTACATGGCATCATCGCTGCAGGATATGTCGTCAAGGAGGCCACAATCGCAGGTCCTGCCCTCGAGTGGTTGGGATAAAATTTGGTGGCAGCGATGCATTCAAAGGTTTTATGGTTTCTGGAAGCAGAAAATACACATGTCGATTGTGTCGAGAAAAGGGCCACAATGCGAGGACATGTCCTAGCAGAAACACAAGGCCTGCAATGCTTAGTCCTCCACGTGAATAGGAAGCCACCAGCCTTTCTGGTGAATTATTGCTTCttcctattattttatatttaagtgatcgaaactccaaaaaaaaaaaaaaattgtgatggtGCTCTGTATTACGATTAAGAGGACACATCTATCCCACTGTAAAATGCTAAATGTGTAAGGAATCTATTATTTCTTAATCATattatgttatataaaaaatttataaaataagattagccttttgatataagaaatgaaaaataataatgatagatAAAAGATCACATCAGCTTtgacaatttatttttgtttttttttatcatatttttttcaattcatatcaTTAACAATCCATTGATGAATaagcatgtttttattaaatgtatttAATATAACATGTGTATTGAggttaataacaaaataatttagattaataaTATTGCAGCATACGACCtctaaaatttgggttaataaGTATCTTTCACGGgcatcttttattattgtttttatttaaataaaacaagactAGTATTGAATTTACCAGCCAAAAATCATACgaaaaaataacacataaatTGTGGACAACTTAACATTTACATCCAAATTAAGAGGGGAAATTAAAAAGATGCTGGTTAAAAAATGAGGAACCACTTACAGATTGAGACAAATGAAACACTATTAATAGATATAAGTAGATATAAATATGTCTTTGACCCATTATTTAAAATTTCTCTTTTCTAATcgatttattcaatatattttatattatgatataaaaaatatttcattttatacAGAACACAaggcttttttaattttgataaatgagtttttttaaaatataaaactatataCTTGATATTTATCCATCAAAACCTCTTAAATTGGATAATAGGTGACATGTCATCCACTTTACTGATGGAAAAACACACTGATGGTTGCATGGAGTTAAATTTCTAATCTTCTACCattaagtaatatactaaaaggcgtggggaaactattgtagcttccccacgccttttacttatttaagccttttctttttcttttttttttttgtttttggttttttttagcagtttttggtttttttctttttcttttgcttttgcttttgttttttttttaaatgtttttttattgtagtagttttttttttttacatgtttttttttaacgtgtGGGTTTTTTACTAtagcagctttgttttttttccttgcttttgtttcttctattttttacatataatgtattATTGTGCACACAATgaaacacttgactttttttttttttttttgcccactggttttttttttttttgcttttttctttgtgtttttttttcttttaatgaatttttttttgtttaatttaatttgttaatgtgaaaaaaaaaattaatttagttatcatactttcattatACGGATCTcagtttcttttatatattaagctggttgagaacttagctttgtagctt is part of the Populus alba chromosome 10, ASM523922v2, whole genome shotgun sequence genome and encodes:
- the LOC118046562 gene encoding uncharacterized protein isoform X1 produces the protein MRIYVVGELRIEIEITNINMSSLWSPGVGLVTIIPASTGHSNNKWRRHSNTHFLILLHCSTTTRRSSPPLISCSSSSSSSSSSNNHNSLPKQTPPQQLGYDPSADLLGIQVNPKPRNDISSDPPKPRSWFGPSGQYIRELPCPSCRGRGYTPCSECGIDRFRLDCSLCSGKGMMTCRQCLGDCVIWEESIDERPWEKARSISPFKVKEDDDVDNLEIELAKKKSKRVYQSLSPEVGLKISRSLKSLNAKTGLFSKRMKIIHRDPLLHAQRVAAIKKAKGTAAARKRASETLKAFFSDPENRKKRSIAMKGVKFYCSNCGREGHRKHYCPELKDSLVDRRFKCRLCGKKGHNRRTCPKSRMSNHKGKVTWHHRCRICRQGGHNRRSCPRVVGIKFGGSDAFKGFMVSGSRKYTCRLCREKGHNARTCPSRNTRPAMLSPPRE
- the LOC118046562 gene encoding uncharacterized protein isoform X2, whose protein sequence is MRIYVVGELRIEIEITNINMSSLWSPGVGLVTIIPASTGHSNNKWRRHSNTHFLILLHCSTTTRRSSPPLISCSSSSSSSSSSNNHNSLPKQTPPQLGYDPSADLLGIQVNPKPRNDISSDPPKPRSWFGPSGQYIRELPCPSCRGRGYTPCSECGIDRFRLDCSLCSGKGMMTCRQCLGDCVIWEESIDERPWEKARSISPFKVKEDDDVDNLEIELAKKKSKRVYQSLSPEVGLKISRSLKSLNAKTGLFSKRMKIIHRDPLLHAQRVAAIKKAKGTAAARKRASETLKAFFSDPENRKKRSIAMKGVKFYCSNCGREGHRKHYCPELKDSLVDRRFKCRLCGKKGHNRRTCPKSRMSNHKGKVTWHHRCRICRQGGHNRRSCPRVVGIKFGGSDAFKGFMVSGSRKYTCRLCREKGHNARTCPSRNTRPAMLSPPRE